A stretch of the Sulfurospirillum sp. UCH001 genome encodes the following:
- a CDS encoding GTP pyrophosphokinase family protein encodes MENNKHHLITEYEKGLKQYESFSDKMNILIKELLDQEKISYHSIENRVKEKSSLAKKIDGKNKYQDLGEITDIVGCRIISYFEIDVEKIVALLFKEFKIDEVNSIDKKKILDPDRFGYLSYHIICSINDERAQLREYKNYKDLKFEIQVRTILQHAWAEIEHDIGYKSNIAVPREFRRKFSRIASILEIADDEFSRLKLDIHNYVENLSKQGFENTDINAESLKLFIEQSNDLEEIEAYVIETLNLTNLSFSEQMQEANISLFLNIINTFTTYKEILEIQNSIQKNKELIKQFIVKWAHARRRLLERFHENFEQKDGFIIGYALMLEFLGTNHKQGLSSFFPSLSLSEREEAVALAMAIYKDITRH; translated from the coding sequence TTGGAAAACAACAAACATCATCTCATCACAGAGTACGAAAAAGGACTCAAGCAGTATGAAAGTTTTAGTGACAAGATGAACATCCTCATCAAAGAGTTGCTTGACCAAGAGAAAATCTCTTACCACTCCATCGAAAATCGTGTTAAAGAAAAAAGCAGCTTAGCAAAAAAGATCGATGGTAAAAACAAGTACCAAGATTTAGGTGAAATCACTGATATTGTAGGTTGTCGTATTATCAGCTATTTTGAAATCGATGTTGAAAAAATTGTAGCCCTTCTCTTTAAAGAGTTTAAAATAGATGAAGTGAACTCCATCGATAAAAAGAAAATCTTAGATCCTGATCGTTTTGGTTACCTCTCTTACCACATCATCTGCTCCATCAACGATGAAAGAGCGCAACTTAGAGAATACAAAAACTATAAAGATCTCAAATTTGAAATTCAAGTGCGCACCATTCTTCAGCACGCATGGGCGGAGATAGAACATGATATTGGCTACAAATCCAACATCGCCGTTCCTAGAGAATTTCGCAGAAAATTTTCACGCATCGCAAGCATACTTGAAATTGCCGATGATGAATTTAGCAGACTCAAACTTGACATTCACAACTATGTTGAAAACCTCTCCAAACAAGGGTTTGAAAACACCGATATCAACGCCGAAAGCCTTAAACTGTTCATCGAGCAATCAAACGATCTAGAAGAGATAGAAGCCTATGTTATCGAAACATTGAACTTAACCAATCTCTCTTTTTCAGAACAGATGCAAGAGGCAAACATCAGTCTCTTTTTGAACATCATCAACACATTTACCACCTATAAAGAGATACTAGAGATTCAAAACTCCATTCAAAAAAACAAAGAGCTCATCAAACAGTTCATTGTAAAATGGGCACACGCAAGAAGAAGGCTTCTTGAACGTTTCCACGAAAACTTTGAACAAAAAGATGGCTTCATTATAGGCTATGCGCTTATGCTCGAGTTTTTAGGAACCAATCATAAACAAGGGTTGAGCTCTTTTTTTCCGAGCCTTTCTCTGTCTGAGAGAGAAGAAGCTGTAGCCCTAGCGATGGCAATCTATAAAGACATTACACGTCACTAA
- a CDS encoding pentapeptide repeat-containing protein: MISSITDKMDVFAENFTGENLHKQKITKAEFDDCTFVSCDFSETFFSSCRFIGCRFENCNLSLMKLTDTKMNGVTFSSCKMIGIDWTMANWESLLSIEPLQFHDCLLNDSNFFGLKLSEIIMRNCRITEVDFQNAILEKADFRGSDLKGTLFGNTHLEGANFTDAHNVTLDLRTNHLKGAIFSRFEALSLLEFMGITLV, translated from the coding sequence ATGATTTCTTCTATAACCGATAAAATGGATGTCTTTGCAGAAAATTTCACAGGTGAGAATCTGCACAAGCAAAAAATCACTAAAGCGGAGTTTGACGACTGCACCTTTGTCTCGTGCGACTTTAGCGAAACCTTTTTTTCTTCGTGCAGATTTATCGGGTGTCGTTTTGAAAACTGTAACCTTAGCCTTATGAAACTCACCGATACCAAAATGAATGGTGTTACCTTCTCTTCATGCAAAATGATCGGCATCGACTGGACGATGGCAAACTGGGAGAGTCTTCTCTCCATCGAACCTCTACAATTTCACGACTGCCTTTTGAATGACAGCAATTTTTTTGGCTTAAAACTTAGCGAAATTATCATGAGAAACTGCCGTATCACCGAAGTGGATTTTCAAAATGCCATACTTGAAAAAGCGGACTTTCGAGGCTCCGATCTCAAAGGCACACTCTTTGGCAACACCCATCTTGAAGGCGCCAACTTCACTGATGCACACAATGTTACACTTGATCTACGCACAAACCATCTCAAAGGAGCTATCTTTAGCCGATTTGAGGCACTATCTTTACTTGAATTTATGGGGATTACATTAGTTTAA
- a CDS encoding tRNA-uridine aminocarboxypropyltransferase: MCEHIRPIVTQTKFIVLMHPKEFKKTKNGTGHFTHLSLPNSELFMGIDFSDNARINEIIETHESFILYPSKHAINLSHENPLTDKTLPLKKPMAIFLIDSTWACSLKMMRESKNLHALAHISFDSTKRSEFKIKEQPLEYCLSTIESTLTVLELLTHWKIETIEPTKFEAFLSPFHAMVDYQLQCIQNPLHQAVRFKSRKS, translated from the coding sequence ATGTGTGAACACATTAGACCCATCGTGACACAGACTAAATTCATCGTTTTGATGCACCCCAAAGAGTTTAAAAAAACCAAAAATGGCACGGGGCATTTCACCCATCTCTCACTCCCTAATTCTGAGCTTTTTATGGGCATCGACTTTAGCGACAATGCTCGCATTAACGAGATCATCGAAACACATGAGAGTTTCATTCTCTACCCTTCTAAACACGCCATTAACCTCAGTCACGAAAATCCTTTGACAGATAAAACTTTACCTCTTAAAAAACCTATGGCAATTTTTCTGATTGATTCGACATGGGCGTGTTCGCTGAAAATGATGCGTGAGAGTAAGAATTTACACGCTCTTGCACACATTAGTTTTGACTCGACGAAGCGTTCGGAGTTTAAGATCAAAGAGCAACCTTTAGAGTACTGTTTATCTACCATCGAGTCCACACTTACGGTTTTGGAGCTACTCACACACTGGAAGATAGAAACCATCGAGCCAACAAAATTTGAAGCGTTTCTTTCTCCTTTTCATGCGATGGTTGATTATCAACTGCAGTGCATCCAAAACCCTCTGCACCAAGCGGTGAGGTTCAAGTCTAGAAAATCGTAA
- a CDS encoding glycoside hydrolase family 3 N-terminal domain-containing protein has translation MRFFLLIFTLISSLWSLPNDAELKKMIGHMLVVGFDDATINAQSPIIKELQTYELGGVILFDRFYKERNRTKNISSPEQLKELTKQLKYYAKRPLLISIDQEGGKVARLKPSYGFVEIPSAFTLSKTSLEHVKNVYNAMAQMLKDNGINCDFGPVVDLAVNEKNSVIVGLERSYGKESETVTQFAKVFIDALKSKGVISVLKHFPGHGSSLGDSHLGFVDVTQTWSERELEPYQKLIASNSVSMIMSAHVYNAKLDATYPATLSYAINSKLLREKMHYNGVLISDDLQMEAISKFYTLKETVTLAINSGIDMLLFGNQLSQTKTDEIVETIMAQVKNGAISLERIIEANERIARLNL, from the coding sequence GTGCGTTTTTTTCTCCTTATTTTTACCCTTATAAGCTCTTTATGGTCACTCCCCAATGATGCTGAACTCAAAAAAATGATAGGACATATGCTCGTTGTTGGATTTGATGATGCAACCATTAACGCACAAAGTCCCATCATCAAAGAGCTGCAAACGTATGAGCTGGGTGGTGTCATTTTATTTGATCGATTTTATAAAGAGAGAAATCGTACCAAAAACATTAGCTCACCAGAACAGTTAAAAGAGCTTACCAAACAACTCAAATACTATGCAAAAAGACCACTGCTCATCTCCATCGACCAAGAGGGTGGCAAAGTTGCAAGACTCAAGCCTAGTTACGGTTTTGTAGAAATCCCTTCCGCTTTTACACTCTCTAAAACCTCTCTTGAACATGTTAAAAATGTTTATAACGCAATGGCACAGATGCTCAAAGACAATGGCATCAACTGTGATTTTGGACCCGTAGTGGACTTAGCAGTTAATGAGAAAAATAGCGTTATTGTAGGCTTAGAACGCTCGTATGGAAAAGAGAGTGAAACCGTTACACAATTTGCCAAAGTGTTTATCGATGCACTTAAAAGCAAGGGTGTTATCAGCGTGCTAAAACACTTTCCAGGGCACGGCTCTTCACTAGGCGATTCACATTTGGGGTTTGTGGATGTCACACAAACATGGAGTGAAAGGGAGCTAGAGCCGTACCAAAAGCTTATCGCTTCCAACAGCGTTTCTATGATCATGTCTGCGCATGTTTATAACGCAAAGCTTGATGCAACCTACCCAGCAACACTCTCTTATGCCATTAATTCAAAGCTTTTGAGAGAAAAAATGCACTATAATGGTGTCTTGATAAGTGATGATTTGCAGATGGAAGCAATCTCAAAGTTTTATACGCTAAAAGAGACCGTGACCTTGGCGATAAACTCGGGCATTGATATGCTTCTTTTTGGCAACCAACTGTCTCAAACCAAAACGGATGAGATCGTAGAAACCATCATGGCACAAGTAAAAAATGGTGCGATTTCGCTTGAGCGCATTATAGAAGCTAATGAGCGTATTGCGCGCTTAAACCTCTAA
- a CDS encoding adenosine deaminase has protein sequence MHYLKHLSLFLLLSLFVGCTIAPNLPQGDNEGATSALYERSFDANVPNIALLNLFFTQMPKGGDLHHHYSGSIYVETYLEWVKNKHWYIDSCTFKIVPIKNNDGCKALSVDELIANDTLYRKLLTLWSDKDFSNHSHEQLPPDSNFFNTFGYFSPISDQYMDVGLNIIKERAINENVSYIESMLSRVGLSSSEFFNSDEIKMFNNELRNASTQEEVNALLERISIVYEHSPAFNAKVQNFVKELERRHQGIDTETFTMRYQTYAIRVVEPLQVYTDLLAGYKAVQSTPLLVGVNIVAPENNTIAINDYTLHMRMFNYLMTKYPNIHRTLHAGELTLGMVEPKELLFHISQARNIAGAERIGHGVDVMYEKEPLLLLEALKKYAAIEINLTSNEFILGVKESEHPYSIYATYGVPIVISTDDSGVSRANLSHEYVLLASRYHPSYKTIKTYVYNSIDYSFLAPAEKTKIRAQLDKKFEVFEKEMSLLAKRLN, from the coding sequence ATGCATTATCTCAAACACCTCAGTCTTTTCTTACTACTCTCTCTTTTTGTAGGATGTACCATAGCACCCAATTTGCCACAAGGTGACAATGAAGGCGCAACTTCAGCACTTTATGAGCGCTCCTTTGATGCCAATGTGCCCAATATCGCACTACTGAACCTCTTTTTCACACAAATGCCAAAAGGCGGTGACTTACACCACCATTACTCTGGCTCTATCTATGTGGAAACTTATCTTGAGTGGGTAAAGAACAAACACTGGTATATCGATAGCTGTACTTTCAAAATCGTTCCAATAAAAAATAATGATGGCTGTAAAGCCCTTAGCGTTGATGAACTCATCGCCAATGACACGCTTTATCGCAAACTACTCACATTGTGGTCAGACAAAGACTTTTCCAACCACAGCCACGAGCAACTACCGCCAGATAGCAACTTTTTCAACACATTTGGCTATTTTTCACCTATCTCAGACCAATACATGGATGTAGGCTTGAACATCATCAAAGAACGTGCCATCAATGAAAATGTTTCCTACATCGAAAGTATGCTCTCACGTGTTGGACTTAGCAGTTCAGAGTTTTTTAACTCCGATGAAATCAAAATGTTTAACAACGAACTGCGCAATGCTTCTACACAAGAAGAAGTCAACGCTTTGTTAGAGCGTATCAGTATCGTGTACGAACATAGCCCAGCGTTTAATGCCAAAGTGCAAAACTTTGTAAAAGAGTTAGAGAGAAGACACCAAGGTATTGACACAGAAACCTTTACAATGCGTTACCAAACCTATGCTATCAGAGTAGTTGAGCCTCTACAAGTTTATACCGACCTTCTCGCTGGTTATAAAGCCGTTCAAAGTACTCCACTTCTTGTGGGGGTCAATATCGTAGCGCCTGAAAACAACACTATAGCGATTAATGACTACACGCTTCATATGCGTATGTTTAACTACTTGATGACAAAATACCCCAATATACACCGCACGCTTCATGCAGGAGAGTTAACACTGGGTATGGTTGAGCCTAAAGAGCTTCTCTTTCACATATCGCAAGCACGTAACATCGCAGGTGCAGAACGCATCGGTCATGGTGTGGATGTCATGTATGAAAAAGAGCCGCTTTTACTTTTAGAAGCATTGAAAAAATATGCAGCCATAGAGATAAATCTTACAAGCAATGAGTTTATTTTAGGCGTCAAAGAGAGTGAACACCCCTACTCCATCTATGCCACTTATGGTGTGCCTATCGTCATTTCTACCGATGATTCAGGTGTTTCAAGAGCTAACCTGAGCCACGAGTATGTTTTGCTTGCAAGTCGCTACCATCCAAGCTACAAAACCATCAAAACTTATGTGTATAACAGCATCGACTACTCGTTTTTAGCACCTGCAGAAAAAACGAAAATTAGAGCACAGTTGGATAAAAAATTTGAGGTTTTTGAAAAAGAGATGAGTCTCTTGGCAAAACGTTTAAACTAA
- a CDS encoding LysE family translocator, which yields MASAVDFSIMALFLPTFFFVSVTPGMCMTLAMSLGMSIGLKRTFYMMIGELIGVGIVALSSVVGVAAIMINHPDIFTIFKYAGGLYLGFLGVQLWLNRGKMALSNTECSVSISATSLALQGFVTAIANPKGWAFFIALLPPFINQAKPLVPQISVLLAIILTLEFICMIIYASGGNTLRKFLQKGDNVRLMNRIAGTLMLGVGVWLALG from the coding sequence GTGGCTTCAGCAGTTGACTTTTCCATTATGGCGCTTTTTCTCCCTACGTTCTTTTTTGTCTCGGTAACACCTGGTATGTGCATGACGCTTGCGATGAGCCTTGGCATGAGCATCGGCTTAAAGCGTACCTTTTACATGATGATCGGCGAGCTGATCGGTGTTGGCATCGTAGCGCTCTCTTCGGTGGTGGGTGTCGCGGCAATCATGATCAATCATCCTGATATTTTTACCATTTTTAAGTACGCAGGCGGACTTTACTTAGGCTTTTTAGGGGTACAACTCTGGCTAAATCGTGGGAAAATGGCACTTTCCAATACCGAATGTTCTGTAAGTATCTCCGCAACCTCTTTAGCACTTCAGGGTTTTGTAACAGCTATTGCGAACCCAAAAGGCTGGGCATTTTTCATAGCACTTTTGCCACCTTTTATCAACCAAGCAAAACCGCTTGTACCTCAAATCTCTGTGCTGTTAGCCATTATTTTAACGCTTGAATTTATCTGTATGATTATCTATGCCAGTGGCGGCAATACTTTGCGAAAATTTTTGCAAAAAGGGGACAATGTCAGGCTGATGAACCGCATAGCTGGTACTTTGATGCTCGGTGTTGGGGTATGGTTGGCGCTTGGGTGA
- a CDS encoding nitroreductase — protein MTVSEALKTRKSTRAFLPKAVPQALIEEILEDAKYAPSGVNMQPWHVCVVSGEKKRTLEQKVIEAFESGHKEVMDYAYYPSTWEEPYQSRRKETGLLMYSTLGIAKEDKQRQMEQWKLNYRAFDAPVVLYFFIDASLEKGSYLDYGMFLQSVMLSSLEKGLATCPQAALAEFPSIVKEELGVASNKLLLCGIAMGYEDKEALINGYRTPRIALSEFATFYH, from the coding sequence ATGACCGTATCGGAAGCACTCAAAACACGAAAATCAACACGCGCTTTTTTACCTAAAGCCGTACCACAAGCACTTATAGAAGAGATCCTTGAAGATGCCAAGTATGCACCCTCGGGCGTCAATATGCAACCATGGCATGTGTGTGTTGTGAGTGGTGAGAAAAAACGCACACTAGAACAAAAAGTCATCGAAGCCTTTGAGAGCGGGCATAAAGAGGTGATGGACTATGCCTATTACCCTTCCACGTGGGAAGAGCCTTATCAAAGTAGGCGTAAAGAGACAGGACTTTTGATGTACAGCACACTAGGTATCGCCAAAGAGGACAAGCAACGACAAATGGAGCAATGGAAACTTAACTACCGTGCCTTTGACGCGCCCGTCGTACTCTACTTTTTTATCGATGCGAGTTTAGAGAAAGGCTCTTACCTCGACTATGGTATGTTTTTGCAGTCTGTTATGCTGAGTAGCTTAGAAAAAGGGTTAGCGACCTGCCCACAAGCCGCCTTGGCTGAATTTCCAAGCATTGTGAAAGAAGAACTAGGCGTTGCATCAAATAAACTTTTACTCTGTGGCATTGCCATGGGCTATGAGGACAAAGAAGCGCTCATCAATGGCTATCGAACGCCTCGCATTGCCCTTAGTGAGTTTGCGACGTTTTACCATTAA
- a CDS encoding YccF domain-containing protein, translating into MRLLGNIIWFLFGGIFMGLAWWFFGVIALISIIGIPWAKACFVIGQFTFFPFGKESISRKALHQKEDIGTGTLGLIGNIVWFIFAGFWLAIGHIMSAFACAITIIGIPFAIQHLKLAVISLAPIGQTIVDKEVAAVLRKQAAEAYVSEVQNR; encoded by the coding sequence ATGAGACTGCTTGGTAACATCATCTGGTTTTTGTTTGGTGGTATTTTCATGGGATTGGCATGGTGGTTTTTTGGCGTGATTGCCCTTATTAGCATCATCGGCATTCCTTGGGCAAAAGCGTGCTTTGTCATCGGTCAGTTTACCTTTTTCCCTTTTGGAAAAGAGTCCATCAGCCGAAAAGCTCTGCATCAAAAAGAGGACATCGGCACAGGAACGCTAGGACTTATTGGTAACATTGTGTGGTTTATCTTCGCGGGATTTTGGCTGGCGATCGGACACATTATGTCTGCCTTTGCGTGTGCCATCACCATCATCGGCATCCCTTTTGCCATCCAGCACTTAAAACTCGCCGTTATTTCCCTTGCTCCGATTGGGCAAACGATTGTGGATAAAGAGGTCGCAGCGGTGCTTAGAAAACAAGCGGCTGAGGCGTATGTAAGCGAAGTTCAAAATCGTTAA
- a CDS encoding GNAT family N-acetyltransferase produces MKPIAIVPYNFRSFCEIADLYHASVHAIDPSIYTEKQQEAWAPTPPNYDAWHERLKITQPLLALVENKIVGFIELEDDGHIDCAYTHPHYQKCGVMTHLYNYIELYAYEKKLPRLYVEASFIIQPFFEKRGFRTIRENTLVRNGCILTNYSMEKILRS; encoded by the coding sequence ATGAAACCTATCGCTATTGTACCTTACAACTTTCGTTCTTTTTGTGAGATTGCAGATCTCTATCACGCAAGTGTTCATGCTATCGATCCTTCTATTTATACAGAAAAGCAACAAGAGGCTTGGGCTCCAACACCTCCAAATTATGATGCATGGCATGAGCGATTAAAGATAACCCAGCCTCTTTTAGCATTAGTTGAGAACAAAATTGTTGGTTTTATAGAATTAGAAGATGATGGTCATATTGATTGTGCTTACACACATCCACATTATCAAAAATGCGGAGTTATGACACACCTCTATAACTATATTGAATTATATGCTTATGAGAAAAAACTTCCACGCCTTTACGTTGAGGCATCATTTATTATTCAACCTTTTTTTGAAAAACGAGGATTTAGAACGATACGTGAAAATACATTGGTAAGGAATGGGTGTATCCTTACCAATTATTCAATGGAGAAAATACTACGCAGTTAA
- a CDS encoding TMEM165/GDT1 family protein, which translates to MDSLLISTGVVALAEIGDKTQLLAFLLAARFKKPLPIIFGILVATIFNHALAGALGAWITTVISPELLRWILGGSFIAMAIWTLIPDEIEEEETQIAKQFGVFGATLITFFLAEMGDKTQVATVAMAAHFSNALFVVAGTTLGMLIADIPAVFIGNKFASKIPMRLVHSVAAAIFAILGLLTLFKVEEYF; encoded by the coding sequence TTGGATTCACTACTTATTTCTACTGGTGTTGTCGCTTTAGCCGAAATCGGCGATAAAACGCAACTACTCGCTTTTCTTCTAGCCGCACGGTTTAAAAAACCACTGCCTATTATCTTTGGTATTTTGGTCGCTACCATTTTCAATCATGCATTAGCAGGTGCTTTAGGTGCTTGGATTACGACGGTGATAAGCCCTGAATTGCTTCGTTGGATACTCGGTGGTTCATTCATCGCCATGGCTATTTGGACGCTTATTCCCGATGAAATTGAGGAAGAAGAGACACAAATCGCAAAACAATTTGGCGTGTTTGGTGCTACGCTGATTACATTCTTTTTAGCGGAGATGGGCGACAAAACACAAGTCGCTACCGTTGCTATGGCAGCACACTTTAGCAATGCCCTCTTCGTTGTTGCTGGAACAACACTTGGCATGCTCATTGCCGACATACCTGCTGTTTTCATTGGCAATAAATTCGCCAGCAAAATCCCGATGCGCCTTGTACACAGTGTTGCCGCGGCTATTTTTGCTATTTTAGGTCTTTTAACACTCTTTAAAGTTGAAGAGTATTTTTAA
- a CDS encoding NADPH-dependent FMN reductase: MYTILVASLNENMKLAKLIQNHLEAMKIQSEIINLVDLNIPLYDSFKETNDGIPSKILELSNTMKNATGYIIVAPEYNFSIPPVLTNVIAWLSRSGENFRELFTLKYVQLATHSGITGNDVCNAMRTQFSKLGAIVAPREILTTYDKHIEEGSLQRILTQFISISQK; this comes from the coding sequence ATGTATACCATCTTAGTTGCCAGTTTAAATGAAAACATGAAGTTAGCAAAACTGATTCAAAACCATTTGGAAGCTATGAAAATCCAAAGTGAGATTATCAATTTAGTTGATTTAAACATACCCTTGTATGACTCTTTCAAAGAGACAAACGATGGCATTCCAAGTAAAATCCTTGAACTCTCAAACACAATGAAGAATGCCACTGGGTACATCATTGTAGCACCTGAATATAACTTTTCCATTCCTCCTGTTTTAACCAATGTCATCGCGTGGTTATCTAGAAGCGGTGAGAATTTCAGAGAACTCTTCACCTTGAAATACGTTCAACTAGCGACGCACTCAGGAATTACTGGAAATGATGTTTGCAACGCGATGAGGACACAGTTTTCAAAACTAGGAGCCATTGTTGCGCCAAGAGAGATTTTAACGACCTATGATAAACACATTGAAGAAGGGAGTTTACAGAGAATTTTGACACAATTTATCAGTATTTCTCAAAAGTAA
- a CDS encoding MarR family winged helix-turn-helix transcriptional regulator produces MKFDMDNSLGFILNKTALLSKAHFNNYLKEYDISPEQWSLVFRVVERSGLTQKELSDSTYKDQANITRSIDRLEQKGFLKRIENPNDRRSFQLVPTQDAIALVERIIPLSQAFNAQLTQGFSEEETKMLIALLNKVHHNLEGKSVC; encoded by the coding sequence ATGAAATTTGATATGGACAATTCTCTAGGTTTTATTTTAAACAAAACGGCATTACTTTCCAAAGCGCATTTCAATAACTATCTCAAAGAATACGACATTTCACCAGAACAATGGTCACTCGTTTTTCGAGTGGTTGAACGCAGCGGACTGACGCAAAAAGAGCTTTCTGACTCAACCTACAAAGATCAAGCCAATATCACTCGAAGTATCGATCGCTTAGAACAAAAAGGATTTTTAAAACGTATCGAAAATCCAAATGATCGCAGATCGTTTCAACTGGTTCCGACCCAAGATGCAATAGCATTGGTTGAACGCATCATTCCTCTCTCACAAGCATTTAACGCACAGTTGACGCAAGGCTTTAGTGAAGAAGAAACAAAAATGCTAATTGCATTGCTCAACAAAGTACATCATAATTTAGAAGGAAAATCCGTATGTTAA
- a CDS encoding SDR family NAD(P)-dependent oxidoreductase, with amino-acid sequence MLTNKTILITGANGGLGMALVKEALALNAKKIHACVRNFKNASALETLDPRVEVHNLTITASDSVENLAASINEIDILINNAGVNSEKRVLEPCKSDFETNVFGTLKMCRAFENKIAKHGAIINVTSILALVNLPIMGLYSASKSALHSITQALRAEFALKNIDVYEVFPGPMDTKMTQNQVFDKADTKDVAQEIWAGYKAKIFEIYPDATSKGMKEGLQHAPEAVVAECAKSLLG; translated from the coding sequence ATGTTAACCAACAAAACTATTTTAATTACAGGAGCCAATGGTGGCCTAGGTATGGCACTTGTTAAAGAGGCACTTGCACTAAATGCCAAAAAAATTCACGCTTGTGTTCGCAATTTTAAAAATGCATCGGCATTAGAAACGCTTGATCCGCGAGTGGAAGTTCATAACCTTACCATAACCGCAAGTGACAGTGTAGAAAATTTGGCTGCGAGTATCAATGAGATTGATATTTTGATCAATAACGCTGGTGTCAATAGTGAAAAAAGAGTTCTAGAACCATGTAAAAGTGATTTTGAAACCAATGTTTTTGGAACACTAAAAATGTGTCGTGCTTTTGAAAATAAAATCGCAAAACATGGTGCTATCATCAATGTCACTTCGATTTTAGCGTTGGTTAATTTACCTATTATGGGATTATACTCTGCATCTAAAAGTGCATTGCACTCGATAACACAAGCATTACGAGCAGAGTTTGCCCTCAAGAACATCGACGTCTATGAAGTTTTTCCAGGTCCTATGGATACCAAAATGACACAAAACCAAGTGTTCGATAAAGCCGACACAAAAGATGTCGCGCAGGAAATTTGGGCGGGCTACAAAGCAAAAATATTTGAAATCTATCCAGACGCTACCTCCAAAGGCATGAAAGAAGGACTACAACACGCTCCAGAAGCCGTTGTAGCTGAGTGTGCAAAATCGCTTTTAGGCTAA